AGATGCTCTGGAATATCATCGTTTAGATGGTAAACCAGGGAAAATTTCGATTTTGCCAACCAAACCGCTGGATACGCAAAGGGATTTATCTTTGGCATATTCTCCTGGGGTGGCGATTCCGGTATTGGAAATTGCCGATAATCCGGATTTGGCGTATGAATATACCTCGCGGGGAAACCTGGTCGCGGTGGTATCCAACGGCACGGCTATTCTGGGACTTGGCGATCGGGGCGCGCTGGCCTCCAAACCGGTTATGGAAGGCAAAGGGGTGCTTTTTAAAGTCTTCTCAGATATTGATGTTTTCGATATTGAACTCGACACGCATGATTCTGACGTAATCATCCAAGTTGTGGCAGCTATGGCGCCGACTTTTGGCGGCATTAACCTTGAAGATATTAAAGCCCCTGAGTGTTTCTATATTGAAGAGACGCTCAAGGAAATGCTGGATATTCCTGTTTTCCACGATGACCAGCACGGCACGGCGATTATTTCCAGCGCCGGGTTAATGAACGCCCTGGAAGTTGTTGGCAAGAAGATTGACGAAGTGAAAATCGTGGTCAATGGGGCGGGAGCTTCTGCAGTCTCTTGTGCAAATTTGGCGATTAAATTGGGGGTGCGCAAAGAAAACCTTATGATGCTGGATTCGCGTGGCGTATTGACTACAGAGCGCCTTCCCAGTTTAAATAAGTATAAAGCCCAATTTGTCCGCGAGACGGATGCGCGCACGCTGGCCGATGCGATGGTTGGCGCCGATGTGTTTTACGGTCTCTCTGTGGCCGATGTGCTAACACAGGAAATGGTTAAAACCATGGCCCACCGCCCAATTATTTTTGCGATGGCGAATCCAGACCCTGAAATCAAATACGAACTTGCTAAGGAAGCGCGCCCAGATTGCATTATGGCAACTGGACGTTCGGATTACCCCAATCAGGTCAATAATGTTTTGGGCTTCCCCTTTATTTTCCGTGGCGCCCTGGATGTCCGCTCAAGCGCCATCAATGACGAGATGAAATTGGCCGCGGCTTATGCGCTTGCAAACCTCACCAAAGAAGATGTGCCCGACAGCGTTCTGCAAGCCTATGGGGTAGAGAGCATGCGCTTGGGTGACGACTATATTATCCCCAAGCCATTTGATCCCAGGGTATTGCTTTGGGTAGCCCCAGCTGTTGCTAAAGCTGCTATGGAAACTGGCGTTGCACGTCGTGAGATTGATTTGGACGAATACCGTGAGCAGTTGGCCTATCGTCAGGGAAGTGGTCAGCGGGT
The window above is part of the Chloroflexota bacterium genome. Proteins encoded here:
- a CDS encoding NADP-dependent malic enzyme; translated protein: MSKITREDALEYHRLDGKPGKISILPTKPLDTQRDLSLAYSPGVAIPVLEIADNPDLAYEYTSRGNLVAVVSNGTAILGLGDRGALASKPVMEGKGVLFKVFSDIDVFDIELDTHDSDVIIQVVAAMAPTFGGINLEDIKAPECFYIEETLKEMLDIPVFHDDQHGTAIISSAGLMNALEVVGKKIDEVKIVVNGAGASAVSCANLAIKLGVRKENLMMLDSRGVLTTERLPSLNKYKAQFVRETDARTLADAMVGADVFYGLSVADVLTQEMVKTMAHRPIIFAMANPDPEIKYELAKEARPDCIMATGRSDYPNQVNNVLGFPFIFRGALDVRSSAINDEMKLAAAYALANLTKEDVPDSVLQAYGVESMRLGDDYIIPKPFDPRVLLWVAPAVAKAAMETGVARREIDLDEYREQLAYRQGSGQRVRHFIMHKAQAASPKKRVVFAEGEEDKIIRAAAQVEEEGIGQPILVGRPEYIHNRVEELGLRCCPHVEDPKNFARIDAYTQAFYELRQRKGVTVQDAIELVKDPNVFGSMMVKMGDADAFVSGLTCHYPEVLRPSLQIHKTMPGTKKAAAAYIMVIDKQVYIFADATVNIDPTAEDLAEIACLASDFACQLEIEPRVALLSFSNFGSTPHPLTAKVQKALELIRAKRPDLVVDGEMQADTAVISEIIETRFPFSQVKDANVLIFPSLESANIAYKLLARLGGARAIGPILLGMGAPVHALQTGADVRDIVNIAAVAVMDAANRD